One genomic region from Patescibacteria group bacterium encodes:
- the lepB gene encoding signal peptidase I, whose amino-acid sequence MTKYNKDIFKKHSGWGEDISDFIIELVKVVIISLIVIVPVRYFLIQPFYVKGASMEPNFYDHEYLIIDEISYRLEMPQRGDIVVFKYPQDPSQYFIKRVIGLPDERIIVKDGGVYLYDENKKQEILLDERDYLSATVLTPGRIDIELGEGEYFVLGDNRSSSLDSRTFGPIAEPFIVGKAWIRGWPFNKIKIFNNPSYNL is encoded by the coding sequence ATGACTAAATACAATAAAGACATCTTTAAAAAACACAGCGGGTGGGGCGAGGATATAAGCGATTTTATAATTGAGCTGGTGAAAGTGGTGATTATTTCTTTGATAGTCATTGTCCCGGTCAGGTATTTTTTGATACAACCCTTTTACGTTAAAGGCGCTTCCATGGAACCGAATTTTTATGACCACGAATATCTGATTATTGACGAAATCTCTTATCGGCTGGAAATGCCCCAGCGAGGCGATATCGTTGTTTTTAAATATCCGCAGGACCCCAGCCAGTATTTTATCAAAAGAGTTATTGGTTTGCCGGATGAGCGGATTATTGTGAAAGACGGAGGGGTTTATCTTTATGATGAGAACAAAAAACAGGAGATTCTCCTGGACGAAAGAGATTATTTGAGCGCGACAGTTTTAACCCCCGGGAGAATTGATATAGAATTAGGCGAGGGAGAATACTTTGTTTTGGGCGATAATCGCAGTTCCAGCCTGGATTCCCGAACTTTCGGCCCGATAGCTGAACCCTTTATTGTCGGTAAGGCCTGGATTAGGGGTTGGCCGTTTAATAAGATAAAAATTTTTAATAACCCAAGTTATAATCTGTAA
- the dprA gene encoding DNA-processing protein DprA: MANELSYWVALTQFPKIGPVRFNKLLNYFPDIAGAWRASFSELKKAGLEENIAEEFIIKRQEIEPDREWQKVEEENLKIITIKDAGYPKLLKEIYNAPYLLYYRGSLHDINNDFTIAVVGTRKISPYGRQVTEEIAARLAQNKITVISGLALGVDALAHLAALNNRGKTLAVLGSGADKNSVYPVANRCLAEKIIAEGGAIISEHPIGTPPLKHHFPARNRIIAGLSLGTLIVEAGEESGALITARCALEQNREVFAVPGNIYSKTSIGPNNLIKMGARAVTSAEDILETLNLENSEIFTANQKILADNPSEEKLLLYLSKEPKHIDELVRETKLNAAETASALTLMEMKGKVKNLGGMNYILAR; this comes from the coding sequence ATGGCAAATGAACTTTCTTATTGGGTAGCTCTTACTCAATTCCCCAAAATCGGTCCGGTCCGATTTAATAAATTATTAAATTATTTCCCCGACATAGCCGGTGCGTGGCGGGCTTCTTTTTCGGAACTAAAAAAAGCGGGGCTGGAAGAAAACATTGCCGAAGAATTCATCATTAAACGCCAAGAGATAGAGCCGGATAGAGAATGGCAAAAAGTAGAAGAAGAGAACCTGAAAATTATCACCATCAAAGATGCCGGATATCCCAAACTGCTCAAGGAAATATACAACGCCCCGTATTTGTTGTATTATCGCGGCTCGCTCCACGATATCAACAACGACTTTACCATTGCCGTTGTCGGCACGAGAAAAATTTCGCCTTACGGCCGACAGGTGACGGAGGAAATTGCCGCGCGGCTGGCGCAAAATAAAATTACCGTCATCAGCGGGCTGGCTTTGGGTGTTGATGCCTTGGCGCATCTTGCTGCCCTTAATAACCGCGGTAAAACTTTGGCGGTTCTCGGAAGCGGGGCTGATAAAAACAGCGTTTATCCGGTGGCCAATCGCTGTCTGGCGGAAAAAATCATTGCCGAGGGAGGAGCGATAATTTCTGAACACCCCATCGGCACCCCGCCCCTGAAGCACCACTTCCCCGCGAGAAACAGAATTATCGCCGGGCTTTCTCTGGGAACGCTTATTGTGGAAGCGGGCGAAGAATCCGGCGCGCTCATCACCGCCCGCTGTGCCCTGGAACAAAACCGCGAGGTCTTTGCCGTGCCGGGCAATATCTACAGTAAAACCTCCATCGGACCCAATAATTTAATAAAAATGGGGGCGCGGGCCGTAACTTCCGCCGAGGATATTTTAGAAACATTAAATCTGGAAAACTCGGAGATATTTACCGCCAACCAAAAAATTCTTGCTGATAATCCCTCTGAAGAAAAACTGTTGCTTTATCTTTCCAAAGAACCGAAACATATTGACGAGCTGGTGCGAGAAACTAAACTGAACGCCGCGGAAACGGCCAGCGCCCTGACGCTGATGGAGATGAAGGGCAAGGTTAAAAATTTAGGCGGCATGAATTATATTTTGGCGAGATAA
- the der gene encoding ribosome biogenesis GTPase Der, whose translation MLTKSSKNQLPKVVIIGKMNVGKSTLFNRLAEKHLSLTSPVPGTTRDRHFADTFWNGYGFKIIDTGGIMAIRKTGFKAGEEIEEAIQKQTQIALDEAEVIIFMVDGREGILSPDKELARAIKQTRKPTILVINKIDNPKLRAEYLSLEWPKLNLGEPTAISAANGSGVGDLLDKLTDTFKKLKIKKTTLEKVESIKISFIGKPNVGKSSLLNALLGEERVITSPIAHTTREPENILMEYKNKNFLLVDTAGIRKKARVESGLERMGVAKSIQSLGESDIAFFVTDASEALTVQDSQLAETIVNYGVGIIIIANKWDLIEEKDSATINKFVDYYYSRLPQLSWAPIIFISAKTGKSARKTLDLALEVCAERNKEITQSQLDKFLKKIIKIHPPTRGSGATGGGFGKPTRHPYIYEINQIDTNPPKFQIIISKKVVLDENYVRFIEKQMRKTFGFTGTPIHLVIKHR comes from the coding sequence ATGTTAACTAAATCTTCCAAAAACCAACTGCCCAAAGTAGTAATCATCGGCAAAATGAATGTGGGTAAATCCACGCTTTTTAATCGTCTGGCGGAAAAACACCTTTCTTTGACTTCTCCCGTTCCCGGAACTACGCGCGACCGCCACTTTGCCGACACTTTTTGGAATGGTTATGGTTTTAAAATCATTGACACCGGTGGTATTATGGCAATACGAAAAACCGGATTTAAGGCCGGGGAAGAAATTGAGGAGGCCATTCAAAAGCAAACTCAAATCGCTTTGGACGAAGCGGAGGTGATTATTTTTATGGTGGACGGGCGCGAAGGGATTCTTTCACCCGATAAAGAACTGGCTAGAGCGATAAAACAAACCCGCAAACCGACGATTTTGGTGATAAATAAAATTGATAATCCAAAATTAAGAGCCGAATATCTTTCTTTGGAATGGCCCAAACTCAATTTAGGCGAACCAACGGCTATTTCCGCGGCCAACGGTTCGGGCGTGGGCGACCTGCTGGATAAACTGACCGACACTTTCAAAAAATTAAAAATCAAGAAAACCACTCTGGAAAAGGTAGAGAGCATCAAAATTTCTTTTATCGGCAAGCCCAACGTCGGCAAATCGTCTCTCTTAAACGCGCTACTCGGCGAAGAGCGCGTCATCACCAGTCCCATTGCCCATACCACCAGAGAACCGGAAAATATCTTGATGGAATATAAAAATAAAAACTTTCTGCTGGTGGACACCGCGGGTATCAGAAAAAAAGCCAGAGTGGAATCTGGTCTGGAAAGAATGGGCGTGGCTAAAAGCATTCAAAGCTTGGGGGAATCCGACATCGCCTTTTTTGTCACCGACGCGAGCGAAGCGCTTACCGTGCAGGATTCCCAACTTGCCGAAACTATAGTTAACTATGGAGTGGGAATTATTATAATCGCCAACAAATGGGATTTAATTGAAGAAAAAGATTCTGCCACCATCAACAAATTCGTTGATTATTATTATTCCCGTCTGCCCCAGCTCTCTTGGGCGCCGATAATTTTTATTTCCGCCAAAACCGGCAAAAGCGCCAGAAAAACTTTAGATTTGGCTCTGGAAGTTTGTGCCGAAAGAAACAAAGAAATCACTCAAAGCCAATTGGATAAATTCTTGAAAAAAATAATTAAAATACACCCGCCGACCAGAGGCAGCGGCGCCACCGGCGGAGGATTTGGCAAACCAACGCGCCATCCTTATATTTATGAAATAAACCAAATTGACACCAACCCGCCGAAGTTTCAAATTATCATCAGTAAAAAAGTCGTTCTGGACGAAAATTACGTCCGCTTTATAGAAAAACAAATGCGGAAAACTTTTGGTTTTACGGGCACACCGATTCATTTGGTAATAAAACATCGTTAA
- the pth gene encoding aminoacyl-tRNA hydrolase, giving the protein MKLIVGLGNPGKEYEKTRHNIGWRVLDALDLDWKENKKLKGEIAKEKNTIYLKPQTFMNLSGEAVATTKQFYKIKPENIIVVYDDLDLPFGTMRIKKSGSSGGHKGLESVLKKIKSPDFTRVRLGTANNQRAKIPAEKFVLQRFSPSEEKKLKNVIKTAKEALLTILTESAERAMNKYN; this is encoded by the coding sequence ATGAAATTAATTGTCGGCCTCGGCAACCCGGGCAAAGAATACGAAAAAACCAGACACAATATCGGCTGGCGCGTTTTAGATGCCCTGGATTTGGATTGGAAAGAAAATAAAAAACTCAAAGGGGAGATTGCCAAAGAAAAAAATACAATTTATCTAAAACCGCAAACTTTTATGAATTTGTCGGGGGAAGCAGTGGCAACAACTAAACAATTTTATAAAATAAAGCCGGAAAATATCATCGTGGTTTATGATGACCTTGACCTGCCCTTCGGCACAATGCGCATTAAAAAATCGGGTTCTTCCGGCGGGCATAAAGGCTTGGAATCAGTGCTGAAAAAAATAAAGTCCCCTGATTTTACGCGAGTGCGCCTTGGTACAGCCAACAACCAAAGAGCTAAAATTCCCGCCGAAAAATTTGTCCTGCAGCGATTCTCGCCGAGCGAAGAAAAAAAATTAAAGAACGTAATCAAAACCGCCAAAGAGGCGCTGCTGACAATCCTTACTGAAAGCGCCGAAAGAGCGATGAATAAATATAATTAA
- a CDS encoding LCP family protein — protein sequence MTLPKLNLINPFEGDKKNSTKIIAGKFLICLFAVILILGAGFISYNFFGGEDTTGGKTAETPSGIWTQLKHLVTSEDKTLRGEKEGRINILLLGIGGGTHDGSQLTDTNIILSVDLKKNQAAILSIPRDLYVPLAEQNIWRRINAANALGEFDKKGRGPIIAQKTIENVFDIPIHYYVRVDFAGFEELIDALGGLEIYVENTLDDPQYPIMGKENAEPYESRFERLYIEKGWQKMDGELALKYARSRHALGAEGGDFARAKRQQNVLTAAKDKALSFSTFLNPKKITSVYNTIKDNVSTNLEIWEILKFVDVAKKIDTEKIVRHIIDDSPDNLLYSAVTIDGAFILKPKSGDWSELSYLAQNIFTSTPTSIAINSMETKKPIRLEILNGTKKNGLAGKTSYRLYKYGYETIKIGNAEKQDYTKTIIYDLTDGQEPEALRTLKEELNANIALTLPGWLTTSLSGTGNMLLNSETAQLYKKNINSAADFLIILGQNTIPLIFNEELLNGAIKNGNLATRPMLPNTN from the coding sequence ATGACTTTGCCCAAACTAAATCTAATTAATCCTTTTGAAGGGGATAAAAAAAATTCGACAAAAATTATCGCCGGCAAATTTTTGATTTGCCTTTTTGCCGTTATTCTTATCCTCGGCGCCGGATTTATTTCTTATAATTTCTTTGGGGGTGAGGACACAACAGGGGGGAAAACCGCCGAAACCCCAAGCGGCATTTGGACTCAACTAAAACATTTGGTCACCAGCGAAGATAAAACTTTGCGGGGAGAAAAGGAAGGACGGATAAATATTCTGCTTTTGGGTATCGGGGGTGGGACTCACGATGGGTCACAATTAACTGATACTAACATCATCCTAAGTGTTGACCTTAAAAAAAATCAGGCGGCTATACTTTCTATACCTAGAGACCTCTATGTGCCTCTCGCCGAACAAAATATCTGGCGAAGAATTAACGCTGCCAACGCGCTCGGGGAATTTGATAAAAAAGGCCGTGGCCCGATTATCGCCCAAAAGACTATCGAAAATGTTTTTGACATTCCTATCCACTATTATGTCCGAGTTGACTTTGCGGGGTTTGAAGAGTTAATTGACGCCCTGGGAGGGTTAGAAATTTATGTGGAAAATACTTTGGACGATCCCCAATATCCCATTATGGGTAAAGAAAACGCCGAACCATACGAATCAAGATTTGAGCGCCTTTACATAGAAAAGGGCTGGCAAAAAATGGATGGAGAATTAGCTCTTAAATACGCTCGCTCTCGCCACGCTTTGGGCGCAGAGGGGGGCGATTTTGCCCGCGCCAAAAGACAACAGAACGTTTTAACAGCCGCCAAAGACAAAGCGCTTTCTTTCTCCACCTTTCTTAACCCTAAAAAAATAACCTCGGTCTATAACACCATAAAAGACAATGTTTCCACTAATCTGGAAATTTGGGAAATTTTAAAGTTTGTTGATGTGGCTAAAAAAATAGACACTGAAAAAATTGTCCGCCATATTATTGACGACAGCCCCGACAATCTTCTTTATTCGGCTGTCACTATTGATGGCGCCTTTATTTTAAAACCAAAATCAGGCGACTGGTCGGAATTATCCTATCTTGCTCAAAACATCTTTACTTCCACGCCCACCAGTATCGCCATCAACAGCATGGAAACAAAAAAACCAATCCGGCTGGAAATTTTAAATGGGACAAAAAAGAATGGGCTGGCAGGGAAAACTTCCTACCGGCTATATAAATATGGCTACGAAACCATCAAAATCGGCAACGCGGAAAAACAAGATTACACCAAAACTATCATTTACGATTTAACGGACGGCCAAGAGCCGGAAGCCCTGCGCACCCTTAAAGAAGAGCTGAACGCCAATATCGCCCTCACTCTCCCGGGATGGTTGACTACCTCTCTCTCTGGTACGGGTAATATGTTATTGAATTCTGAAACCGCGCAACTCTATAAAAAAAATATAAATAGCGCGGCGGATTTTTTAATTATTCTCGGGCAAAACACCATCCCGCTTATTTTTAACGAAGAACTTTTAAATGGCGCCATTAAAAACGGCAATCTGGCTACCCGTCCGATGTTGCCTAACACCAACTAA
- the topA gene encoding type I DNA topoisomerase, whose product MSTKLVIVESPTKAKTIGKFLDKNYRVESSFGHIRDLPKSKMGIDIPNNFEPQYIIPRSKQKQVTLLKKAASKAAEIILASDEDREGEAIAWHLTYALDLPKNKYQRIVFHEITKEAILNALKTPRAINQDLVDAQQARRVLDRLVGYELSPFLWKKVAKGLSAGRVQSVAVRLTVEREREIQNFKKEEYWSIAGEFATAKKEKITAALYRLAGKKIGKMDIGSETEATQIKKELEKGDYKIAEVIKKETKKSPLPPFTTSTLQQAANHRLGYSAKQTMMLAQQLYEGVELGSEGAIGLITYMRTDSVNLSEKFLKDSQDYIKNNLGAEYGRSKARFFKKQSKLAQEAHEAIRPTDVNRHPEAIKNFLDPRQYKLYKLIWQRALASQMAEAIIDNTIIDIVDSQKDIFRAKGSIIKFAGFLKIYPLQTEENVLPPIDTEEKVNLLKIIPAQHFTEPPARYSDATLVKTLEEYGIGRPSTYAPTISTIIDRGYVERDENRRLKPKDIAFLVIDLLIKHFSQIVDYKFTAKMEDELDAIANDKKEWQPMIKEFYGPFKENLDKKYEEVSKKEITEEPTDKVCAKCGSPMVIKTGRFGRFLACSNYPACKNTKNIGTDNKPEEEITDELCAKCGSPMVIKRGRFGKFLGCSKYPECKNIKSLAKETGVKCPECNEGDIVERKSKRGRLFYSCNRYPQCKFALWQKPTGEKCPECQHLLVYGAKKKIICSNKECHYSKEAA is encoded by the coding sequence ATGTCAACTAAACTAGTCATCGTGGAATCTCCTACCAAGGCCAAAACTATCGGTAAATTTTTAGATAAAAATTACCGCGTGGAATCGTCTTTCGGCCATATTCGCGATTTGCCTAAAAGCAAAATGGGTATTGATATCCCCAATAATTTTGAACCGCAATACATCATTCCGCGGAGCAAACAAAAACAGGTGACCCTGCTTAAAAAAGCCGCCAGCAAAGCCGCAGAGATTATTCTGGCGTCCGATGAAGACCGCGAAGGAGAAGCGATTGCCTGGCACCTGACTTACGCTCTGGATTTGCCAAAAAATAAATACCAAAGAATTGTTTTCCATGAAATTACCAAGGAAGCGATTTTAAACGCCCTTAAAACTCCCCGCGCCATCAATCAGGATTTAGTGGATGCCCAGCAAGCCCGCCGCGTGCTGGACCGGCTGGTTGGTTATGAGCTTTCCCCGTTTCTCTGGAAAAAGGTGGCCAAGGGTCTTTCGGCCGGGCGCGTCCAATCTGTGGCCGTGCGGCTGACCGTGGAAAGAGAAAGAGAAATTCAAAATTTTAAGAAAGAAGAGTACTGGAGCATTGCCGGTGAGTTTGCCACGGCCAAAAAAGAAAAAATCACCGCCGCGCTGTATAGACTGGCCGGAAAAAAAATCGGCAAAATGGATATTGGTTCTGAAACTGAAGCGACGCAAATTAAAAAAGAATTGGAAAAAGGTGATTATAAAATTGCCGAGGTCATCAAAAAAGAAACTAAAAAATCTCCGCTCCCGCCTTTTACGACTTCCACTCTCCAGCAAGCGGCCAATCATCGCTTGGGATATTCTGCCAAACAAACTATGATGCTCGCCCAGCAACTTTATGAGGGCGTGGAGCTCGGCAGCGAGGGCGCCATTGGCCTGATTACTTATATGCGCACCGATTCCGTCAATCTTTCTGAAAAATTTTTAAAAGACTCCCAAGATTACATAAAAAATAATTTGGGGGCGGAGTATGGCCGGAGCAAAGCGCGCTTCTTTAAAAAACAATCCAAACTGGCGCAGGAAGCTCACGAAGCCATTCGTCCGACCGATGTCAACCGCCACCCCGAAGCAATTAAAAACTTTTTAGACCCCCGACAATATAAATTATATAAATTAATCTGGCAAAGAGCGCTGGCTTCGCAAATGGCGGAAGCGATAATTGATAACACTATTATTGACATTGTCGATTCCCAAAAAGATATTTTCCGAGCCAAGGGTTCTATTATAAAATTTGCCGGGTTTTTAAAAATTTACCCCCTGCAGACCGAGGAAAATGTTCTGCCGCCAATTGACACCGAGGAAAAAGTAAATCTTCTGAAAATTATCCCCGCCCAACATTTTACCGAACCGCCGGCCAGATATTCCGATGCCACCCTTGTTAAAACTCTGGAAGAATACGGTATCGGCCGCCCATCCACCTACGCGCCGACCATCAGCACTATCATTGACAGGGGCTACGTGGAGCGCGATGAAAATCGCCGGCTCAAACCCAAAGACATCGCCTTTCTCGTTATTGATTTATTGATAAAACATTTTTCGCAAATTGTGGACTACAAATTTACCGCCAAAATGGAAGATGAGCTGGATGCCATCGCTAACGATAAAAAAGAATGGCAGCCGATGATTAAAGAATTTTACGGACCATTTAAAGAAAATCTGGACAAGAAATACGAAGAGGTGAGTAAAAAAGAAATCACCGAAGAACCGACTGACAAGGTTTGCGCCAAGTGCGGCTCGCCGATGGTGATAAAAACCGGACGGTTCGGCAGATTCTTGGCTTGCTCTAACTATCCAGCTTGTAAAAATACCAAAAATATCGGAACTGATAATAAACCGGAAGAAGAAATAACTGATGAACTCTGCGCCAAATGCGGCTCGCCGATGGTGATAAAAAGGGGCCGCTTCGGGAAATTTTTGGGTTGTTCAAAATATCCGGAATGTAAAAATATAAAATCCCTTGCTAAGGAAACGGGGGTTAAATGCCCCGAATGTAACGAGGGTGATATTGTGGAAAGAAAATCCAAACGCGGACGTTTATTTTATTCCTGCAACCGCTATCCCCAATGTAAATTCGCTCTCTGGCAAAAACCCACCGGCGAAAAATGTCCCGAGTGTCAGCATCTGCTCGTTTATGGCGCCAAGAAAAAAATCATCTGCTCTAATAAAGAGTGTCATTATTCAAAAGAAGCCGCTTGA
- a CDS encoding FHA domain-containing protein codes for MSDEKKNGNGDTDGKEGETPKKPGTSSMRLGELLVRENLISAQQLQRAIEAQRVEGGRLNFHLTKLGLIDEKQLTGFLAKQYRIPAVDLRKIEISPEIIKLIPKELAEKHMVIAITRNEQTLMLAMSDPSNIFAIDDVKFITDYNIEAVVASEEAILEAIDKYYGKGEEKEKFLGPPVFEKPGPEDIARVNEEMANDAPVVKLVNLILLDAIKKAATEIYLAYAKAGGFSVEYCINGEKNQAMIPPQKLQPAIFARLKIMAGLDISKVGILQIGTIELKFNDDADAFVFYLCVLPDGGERKEEITIFLRGKKTGTAAIERNFCRQFRKPTGIPNKENKEPLKYVLRFIAGKYKGGSFPLEADKEIILGRSADCDVALVEDMVSKRHARITCGKNEFYIQDLGTTNGTFVNGERVQKKKLVVGDRITIGASVLKMTAGEAASPPDFSDIKPEMNELMEKFKPQEVSGKQKVAEKKKREQSKKPPKYILTVTAGPYQGGERPLDLKEGEALIIGHSSEMDIALPRDDEVSQKHARITRENGKYYIADLYSESGTYVNKKRLNPVEKKAIGPGDIIKIGTNEFRLDKGKKKK; via the coding sequence ATGAGCGACGAAAAGAAGAATGGGAATGGGGACACGGATGGTAAAGAGGGCGAAACTCCAAAGAAGCCAGGTACAAGTTCAATGCGGCTCGGCGAATTGCTGGTGCGGGAAAATCTTATTTCAGCGCAGCAATTGCAAAGGGCGATTGAGGCCCAGCGGGTTGAGGGTGGAAGGTTAAATTTCCACCTTACCAAGTTGGGGCTGATTGATGAAAAGCAGTTAACCGGGTTTCTTGCTAAGCAGTATCGTATTCCGGCGGTTGATTTGCGGAAGATTGAAATCTCTCCCGAAATCATTAAGCTCATCCCTAAAGAGCTCGCCGAGAAGCATATGGTTATCGCCATAACACGCAACGAGCAGACGTTAATGCTCGCGATGAGCGACCCGTCAAACATCTTTGCCATTGACGACGTCAAGTTTATCACCGACTACAATATTGAAGCGGTGGTGGCGTCGGAAGAGGCGATTCTGGAGGCAATTGATAAGTATTATGGGAAAGGTGAAGAAAAAGAAAAATTTTTGGGACCGCCCGTATTTGAAAAGCCGGGCCCCGAGGATATAGCAAGGGTAAACGAGGAAATGGCCAATGACGCACCGGTGGTAAAACTGGTTAACTTGATTCTTCTTGACGCCATTAAGAAGGCAGCAACGGAGATTTATCTTGCTTACGCAAAAGCTGGCGGTTTTTCCGTAGAGTATTGTATTAACGGCGAGAAAAACCAGGCGATGATTCCGCCCCAAAAGTTACAGCCGGCTATTTTCGCCCGTCTGAAAATAATGGCCGGACTGGATATTAGTAAGGTCGGGATTCTCCAAATAGGCACAATAGAGTTAAAGTTTAACGATGATGCCGACGCTTTCGTATTTTACCTTTGTGTTTTGCCCGATGGAGGAGAAAGGAAAGAAGAAATTACCATCTTTTTGCGAGGTAAAAAAACGGGAACCGCTGCGATAGAGAGAAACTTTTGTAGGCAGTTTAGGAAACCCACTGGCATACCCAACAAAGAAAATAAAGAGCCGCTGAAGTATGTTTTGCGGTTTATCGCCGGCAAATACAAGGGCGGCAGTTTTCCGCTCGAAGCGGATAAGGAGATTATACTCGGCCGTTCAGCTGACTGCGATGTAGCTCTTGTGGAGGATATGGTCAGTAAAAGACATGCTCGCATTACCTGTGGAAAAAACGAATTCTATATCCAAGATTTAGGCACCACCAATGGCACTTTTGTCAATGGAGAACGGGTACAAAAAAAGAAACTCGTTGTTGGCGATAGAATAACGATTGGGGCCAGTGTTTTAAAAATGACGGCGGGTGAAGCTGCGAGTCCTCCCGATTTCTCCGACATTAAGCCGGAAATGAATGAATTAATGGAAAAGTTTAAGCCGCAGGAAGTATCGGGAAAACAGAAAGTAGCGGAGAAAAAGAAAAGGGAGCAAAGCAAAAAACCGCCGAAATATATTCTTACCGTTACAGCTGGTCCATATCAGGGGGGAGAACGCCCGCTTGACCTCAAGGAGGGAGAAGCTCTAATAATCGGCCATTCAAGCGAAATGGATATAGCGCTTCCGAGAGACGATGAGGTTAGTCAGAAACACGCTCGCATCACTCGCGAAAACGGGAAATACTATATTGCCGATCTTTACTCCGAAAGCGGTACTTATGTGAATAAAAAGCGGCTGAATCCGGTTGAGAAAAAGGCAATCGGCCCCGGCGATATTATCAAAATCGGGACTAACGAATTTCGGCTGGATAAGGGAAAAAAGAAAAAGTAG
- the hisS gene encoding histidine--tRNA ligase, with protein MGRKPKNKKSPFRARFFGRHGQTKAVKKPVDDNTPKPEERKTKIKTPQLLRGMKDILPNEQKYWYYIINKAEALAWGYTFGRIDTPILESTDLFVRTIGKQTDIIEKEMFSFEDQGGDSVTLRPEGTASIARAFIEHGMINLPQPVKLFYCGPMFRYDRPQAGRQRQFHQVGFEVLGDASPVVDAQLVILAHNFCKELGLDVNAQINSIGCSTCRTEYKKELIEYFRSKRSSLCENCKRRLAKNPLRLLDCKEEGCVKIREEAPQLVDWLCEPCKNHFVKVLEYLDEAEVPYILNPYLVRGLDYYNRTAFEIWPADNIPEPEKKKEEEIKSEEKKEEEKEIAQPLRQNALGGGGRYDTLIYGLGGRDTPACGFAIGIERLILKIKEAGVEVDDPTKPQIFLAQLGETAKRKALVLFEELRRNNIRVAESFAKDSLRQQLEMANRLGVKLTLILGQKEVMDGTILIRDMEGGIQEVIDFNKTIEEIKKRLDI; from the coding sequence ATGGGTCGCAAACCAAAAAATAAAAAAAGTCCATTCAGGGCGCGGTTCTTTGGCAGACACGGGCAGACTAAAGCGGTTAAAAAACCTGTGGATGACAATACCCCAAAACCAGAGGAAAGGAAGACAAAAATCAAAACTCCGCAATTACTCCGCGGGATGAAAGACATTTTACCTAATGAACAAAAATATTGGTATTACATTATCAATAAAGCCGAGGCCTTGGCTTGGGGTTATACTTTCGGACGGATTGATACCCCGATTTTAGAATCCACGGATTTATTTGTGAGAACCATCGGCAAACAGACGGACATTATTGAAAAGGAAATGTTTTCTTTTGAGGACCAGGGCGGAGATAGCGTTACTTTGCGCCCGGAGGGGACGGCCTCCATCGCCCGGGCGTTTATAGAGCATGGCATGATTAATTTGCCCCAGCCGGTCAAGCTTTTTTATTGCGGTCCGATGTTCCGTTACGATCGTCCGCAAGCCGGCAGACAACGCCAATTTCATCAGGTGGGGTTTGAGGTTTTGGGCGATGCCAGCCCGGTCGTAGACGCTCAGCTGGTGATTTTGGCACATAATTTTTGTAAAGAGTTGGGCTTAGACGTCAATGCCCAGATAAACAGTATCGGTTGTTCAACTTGCCGCACGGAGTATAAAAAAGAGTTAATTGAATATTTTCGCTCTAAACGAAGCTCGCTTTGCGAAAATTGCAAAAGAAGATTAGCTAAAAATCCTTTACGTCTTTTGGATTGTAAAGAAGAGGGCTGTGTTAAGATCAGAGAAGAGGCGCCCCAGCTGGTGGATTGGCTTTGTGAACCTTGTAAGAATCACTTTGTAAAAGTTTTGGAATATTTAGATGAGGCAGAGGTGCCGTATATTTTAAATCCTTATTTGGTCAGAGGGCTTGATTATTATAACCGTACCGCCTTTGAAATTTGGCCGGCGGACAATATCCCGGAACCGGAGAAAAAGAAAGAGGAGGAAATTAAATCCGAAGAAAAGAAAGAAGAGGAAAAAGAGATAGCCCAGCCCTTAAGGCAGAATGCGCTGGGCGGCGGCGGACGTTATGACACGCTTATTTACGGTTTAGGAGGGCGCGATACGCCGGCTTGCGGATTCGCCATAGGGATTGAACGTTTGATTCTGAAAATTAAGGAAGCGGGCGTGGAAGTTGATGACCCGACTAAACCCCAGATTTTTTTGGCCCAGCTCGGGGAAACCGCCAAAAGAAAGGCTTTGGTGTTATTTGAAGAATTGAGGCGTAATAATATCCGCGTGGCGGAAAGCTTTGCCAAAGACAGTTTAAGGCAGCAGCTGGAAATGGCCAATAGATTGGGCGTAAAATTAACCTTGATTTTAGGGCAGAAAGAGGTTATGGATGGGACGATTTTAATCAGGGATATGGAGGGCGGGATACAGGAAGTTATTGATTTTAATAAAACCATAGAAGAGATAAAGAAGAGGTTGGATATTTAG